Part of the Tepiditoga spiralis genome, TTTTAAATGAAAATAAAGAAAAAATTCCTTTTTTAAATGAATTGGTAGAAAATGGAGTGTTATCAAAATTAACCTCTCAATTTCCTTCAACTACATCAGCACATGTTACAACTGCTTATTCATCATTACAAGTTGGAGAAAGTGGAGTTTATGAATGGAATTATTATGATCCAACAGCAGATGAAGTAATAACTCCTCTTTTGAATGCATTGGCATTAGATTGGGATACAAAATTAATTGATTTGGGAATTCCTTCAGATAAACTATATCCAAATAAAAATATATTTATTGAACTAAAAAAAATGGGAGTTACATCAAGAATATTTCAAAGTGTTGAAACAAGTACAGGTGCATATAGTGATTTTATGCTTAAAGGAGCTATAAAAGAACCATATGAAAGTTTAGAAGATGGGTTGGAAAATTTAATGAATTGTATAAATAGTAATGAAAAAGGATATTATTTTTTTTATTACTCAAATATAGATCACACAGCACATAAATATGGTCCAAAATCGGAAGAGGTTAAAGAAGTTATAAAAAATTTCTTTAAAGTATTAGAAGGATATTTTAAACAAATAAAAGAAAATAATGAAACATTATTTTTATTTACGGCAGATCATGGAATGGCAAATATTGATTTAGAAACCCCTTATTATTTGAATCTCGAAATACCAGAATTAAATAATTATACTGAGGTAAATAAAAAAGGTAAACCAATAATTAGATGCGGATCTTATAGAGATGTTTTTTTATATATAAAAGATGAAAATTTAGAAGAAGTATATGATTTATTAAAAGAAAAATTAAGCAATACTGCTGAAGTTTTTAAAACAAGTGATATGATAAAAGAAAAATTTTTTGGAAATGTTTCTGAAAGATTTTTAGAAAGAGTTGGAAATATAGTTATACTTCCGTATGAAAATAAAAGCGTTTGGTGGTATGAAGAAGGAAAGTTTAGTATAGAACTTCCAGGTATGCATGGAGGACTTAGTAAAGAAGAAATGGAAATACCTTTATTATTGTATAAAAAATAAAATTTATTGAAAATACAATAACGGTGTATATATTACAATAAATATATACACCGTTATTTTTTATATTCGTATAATAGAAATGGTTATTTTATACAATACTTGAACGATAATGTTTTTTCATATATTGAAATAACAATTAATAAAGAAAATATGGTATAATTATTATATAGAAATACATTGAGGTGATTTTTTTGTCAGATATTTTAAATTATATAAAAGAAATTGAAGATATATTAAATAGAAATTTAACTGAAAAAGAAATGAAAAAATTAATGGATGCATATGAATTGGCTGAAAAATCACATGAAGGACAAATGAGAGATTCTGGTGAACCCTTTTTTGAACATCCCAAAGCTGTATCTAAAATATTGGCTAATTTTAAAATGGATATAGATACATTAGCAGCTGGATTATTACATGATGTTGTTGAAGATTGTGATGTGCCAATAGAAAAAATAAAGTCAAAATTTGGAGAAGACGTAGCAAAAATTGTTGATGGAGTTACAAAGATAAGTAATTTAAAGTTAAATGAAAGATTAAATAAAAAAGATATGAAGTCTATTGAAAAGATTGAAACCATAAGGAAAATGCTTATGGCAATGTCTAGTGATTTAAGAGTAATTATAGTAAAATTATCTGATAGGCTTCACAATATGAGAACATTAAACTTTGTCCCAAGAAAAAAACAATTAATAAAGTCACAAGAAACATTGAGGATTTATGCACCTATTGCACACAGGCTTGGTATACATAAAATAAAAGCAGAATTAGAAAACCTTTCTTTTTATTATTTATATCCTGATACATATACAGATTTAGAAAATAAAATAAAAAATAAATTATCAGATAGAGAAGAAAGTATTGAAGAGTATAAAAAATATATAAAAAAAGAATTAGAAAAACATAAAATAAAAGCAAAGGTAGTAGGGCGATCTAAACATCTTTATAGTATTTGGGAAAAGATGATAAGAAAAGGGAAACCTTTTGAAGAAATATATGATTTTATAGCTTTAAGGGTTATTACAGAAAATGCTAATCAATGTTATGCTACTCTTGGAATAATTCATTCAATTTGGCCTCCTATACCAGGAAGAATAAAAGATTATATAGCAACTCCTAAATTTAATGGATATCGTTCATTACATACAACTGTAATTACTAATAGGGGAGAGCCGCTTGAAATTCAAATAAGAGATATTGAAATGCATGAAGAGGCAGAATTTGGATTAGCGGCTCATTGGGCATATAAGCAAGGAGTTAGTCCTAAAAAAATAAAATTTTTGAACAATCTTATGGAATTGCATAAAGATATTGCTCAATCTGCTTTTGATATGAATGATATTGAAAATAGTTTAGAATCTTCAGAAATTTTTGTTTTTACTCCAAGAGGAGAAATTATACATTTACCTAAAGGAGCAACTCCAATAGATTTTGCTTATGCTATTCATACAGATGTGGGAAATCATTTTGCTGGTGCTAAAATAAATGGAAAAATAGTTCCAATGACTTATAAAATTCAAAATGGTGAAATTATAGAAATTATTATAAATAGAAATTTTCAAGGTCCGAGTATTGATTGGTTAAAGTATGCAAAATCTCCAAGAACTCGAACAAAAATTAAAAAGTATTATAGACAAAAAAATGAAAAAAATTTAATAGATAAAGGTAAAAACAAATTTAGAGAATTAGCAAAAAAAATAAATCTATCTATGGAAGAAATGTTGGAATATTTAAATGAAGATACATTTTATTTAAAGTATAATATAAAAAATGAAGAAGATTTATATATAAAAATAGCTTTAGAAGATGTGAGCATAAAAAATATTAGAAAAATATTTGAACCATCAGAAGATAAAAAAATTATTAATCCAAGAAATTCACAAAAAATAAAAAAACCTTCTGTAATAATAGATGGTGTTGATGGTGTAGAAAGTTATTTTGCTAAATGTTGTTTACCTGTTCCGGGTGATGAAATTATTGGAATAATAAGTAAAAGAGGAATTGGAATTCATAGGATAAATTGTAAAAATATTAGAGGAATACAAGAAGAAAAAAAAGTTGATGTTCATTGGAGTAATGAAGAAACGACATCTTTTAATGCTGTTTTAAATATAGATATTTTTGAGAAAAATACAATGAATAAAGTTAGAAGTGTTATTAAAGAAGAAAAAGGATATATTGAAAAATTTGAAATAATTAAACATGGAGAAGTTATAAGTACTAAACTAAGAATTAAGGTAATAAATATAGAACATCTTATAAGAATAACAAATAAAATTATGGAAATAAATGGAGTATATACTGTTAGGAGGGCTTAATTTGAGGGCAGTTATTCAAAGAGTTTTAAATGCTTCGGTTGCTGTTGATGAAAAGACTGTTGGAAGTATAAAAAATGGTATTTTAGTATTATTAGGGATTTCTCCAGAAGATACTGAAAAAGATATAAAATGGTTGGCAGATAAAATATTGGGATTGAGAATTTTTGAAGATGAACAAGAAAAAATGAATAAATCGTTATTGGATATAAATGGAGAATTATTGATAATTTCTCAATTTACACTATATGGAGATTGTAGAAAAGGAAAGAGACCTTCATTTACTTTATCTGCAAAACCAGAATTAGCAAAGAAAATGTACGATAAATTTGTAAATTATATAATAAATAATTATGATATAAAAGTAGAGACGGGGATTTTTCAAGCTGATATGAAAGTTAGTTTGGTAAATGATGGACCTGTCACTTTTATGCTTGATTCTACAAAATTATTCTAACGGAGGTGTTGCTTATGAAAGAAACCGAAGTAACAGTATTTGTTTATAAGGAAGAACCATTTGAAGTACACATTTCAGAAGAAGGATTAAACTATGGGATAAATGAAAAAAATATACATAAAATTTATACTGGGTATGAAAAACCACCAAAAGGTATAGTTGTAAAGTTTAAAATGCCTGATGGAAGTAAAAAATATATTAGAGAATAAAAAAATTATATAATGATAAAAAAGATAGCCAAGGCTATCTTTTTTATTTAAAGGTATTGTATTCTATTTCATCTAAAATATCCGAAAGATCATATGGAGATATAATTTTCAATTCTTTTTTAGATGTAAAAAAAGCTTTTCTAAAAATATCATCTTGATTACCTGTTATTATTTCAGCTGCACATTCATTCATAGCAGCTAATAAATCGGCAGAACGTACATAACGTCCATACTCTTTATTGAATGGTTCTAACATATAATTTTTATACTTTTTCATTATTTCGTTTATATTAGGATTTAATGTTGACCATTCATCTACGAATGTATCTTCAACCTTACCAATTAAAGATTCTAATCCTTTAACTTTTCTTTTAGTTGGTGTTATTACATCTCCTGTAAAAGCTTCTGGTATATCATGAAGTATAGAAGCAATCATTATTTCTTTTAATAATTCTCCATTCACATCATTATTTAATGCAAGTATATATGCTGTTATTAACACATAAAATGAATGAGAAGATACACTACTTCTAACATTCCTATGGTTTTTATTCCATCTAATCATAGTATTTAATCTTATAGTTGAATTTAATAAATAGTCTGAAATGGAAAAAACTTTTTTTGAAAAGTTCGTATTTATTTTTTTTATTTCCTCATCAATTTCTTTTTTTGGTAATGAATAATATTCGGGAAATACTCTTTCGTTTAATTCCACTTCTTTTTTTGATACTAATAATTTAACTAAATCAGTTGTTTTATTAATTTCTTCATTAATATTTTTTTCAATAAATAATTTTTTAGACAAATTTTCATTATCTAAAATTAAATTTAAATCTTTATAAGATTCATTAATTACATCATTCCATATAGTTGGATTTATAGATTTTATTTTATTTTTTGTTTCGAGTGAAACATCAGATAAAATTATTTTTGGAATTTCTTTTATAATTTTATTGTGAACCATGTTTATAGTATCTTCAGCATTTAAATCATTCATAGCAAATAAACTTAATGTTGTTGTATGAAATGCATTATCTGCTTCTGTGAATCTAATTATACCAGGCCTATTGTTCCATCTATAAATGGTAAATAAATTAGTTAATTCTAGCAAAAATTTACCTATTCCCATTTTTTATCAACCTCCTCAAATTTTTACTTTAATAATTATATCACATTTTTTTACTAATACATAATTAAATATTTTTTATATAATACTTGAACGAAATGTTTTTTTTCATATATAAAAAAGACATTTAATAAAATTATTCTTTGGCTAAAAAGCTAAAGGTCTTGAAAAAAAATAATTTTTAATGTATTATTATAATGTTAATATTTTTTAGGGGGAATAAAATTGAAAGAGTATGTTGGAGCTATTGATCAGGGAACTACGAGTACAAGATTTATTGTTTTTAATAAGATGGGAGAAATTGTTGGAGTTGATCAACTTGAACATGAACAAATTTATCCTGAATCTGGGTGGGTAGAACATAATCCTTTGGAAATTTGGGAAAAAACACAAAAAGTTATTGTTGGTGGTCTTTCAAATGCTGGCATTACTATGCATGATTTAGCAGCAGTTGGAATAACTAACCAGAGAGAAACTACTATTTTATGGAATAAAAAAACAGGAAAACCTTATTATAATGCTATTGTTTGGCAAGATGTTAGAACAAGAGAATTTTGTAAAACTTTAAACAGCGTAGAAAAAATAAAAAAATTAACAGGACTTCCTATAAACACTTATTTTTCTGCAAGTAAAATAAATTGGATATTAAATAATGTAAAAGGAATAAAAGAAGATATAAAAAAAGGAGAAGTTTTATTTGGGAACATAGATACTTGGATAATTTGGAATTTAACGGGTGGAGTTGATGGTGGCATTCACGTTACAGATGTTACTAATGCTTCAAGAACACTTTTAATGAATATCAATACTCTCAAATGGGATGAAGAGTTACTAAAAATATTTGATATACCAAAAAATATATTGCCTGAAATTAAAGCTTCATCTGAAATATATGGAACTTCAAGTGGATTATTAGAAGGTGTTCCTGTTTCAGGAGATTTGGGGGATCAACAAGCTGCTTTATTTGGTCAGTTATGTTTTGAAAAGGGTGATGTGAAAAATACTTATGGTACTGGCTGTTTTATGCTTTTAAATACTGGTGAAAAACCTGTTTTTAGTAATAATGGATTACTTACGACTGTTGGCTATAAATTAAAAAATGAAAAAGCTGTTTATTGTCTTGAAGGATCTGTTGCAATTGCAGGAGCTTTAGTTCAATGGCTTAGAGATAATCTTGGTATAATAAAAAAATCTTCAGATATTGAAAAATTAGCGAATAAAGTTGAAAATAATGGTGGCATTTATTTTGTTCCTGCTTTTTCTGGATTGTTTGCTCCATATTGGAGAGATGATGCAAGAGGTACTATTGTTGGAATGACGAGATATGTAAATAAAAATCATATAGCCCGTGCTTCTCTTGAAGCGACGGCTTATCAAACCAAAGATGTTTTAAATGCTATGGAAAATGAATCTAAAATTAAAATAAAAACATTAAAAGTTGATGGTGGAATGGTTGTAAATGATTTATTAATGCAATTTCAATCTGATATTTTAAATGTTCCAGTAATAAAGCCAAAAGTTTCAGAAACAACAGCTCTTGGTGCAGCTTATGCTGCAGGATTAGCTGTTAATTTTTGGAATGGAAAAGAAGAACTTAAAAAAAATTGGAATAAGGATAAAGAGTGGAATCCAAATATGATTGATGAGGATAGAAAAAATTTTTATCTCAATTGGAAAAAGGCTGTTGATAAAAGTATGAATTGGATAGATTAAAAAAAGAGTGCTTAAGCACTCTTTTTTTGTAAATATCTTTCTAAAGCATCAATAGCTTTTTTGTAGTATTTTGTTTCTTGATTTTCTCTTAATAAATTAATTGCTTTTTCAACAGGCCAAGGTTCTTTGTAAGAACGTTTAGTTGTTAAAGCATCATAAATATCAGCTATAGCTAATATCTTCCCTATTTCAGATAATTCTTCTTCTTTTTTTCCATAAGGATATCCGGAACCATCTAATTTTTCATGATGTTCAAGCGGTCCACAAAGAATTTTATCATTTATAAATTCAACTTCTGACAATATATCTGCACCCATAATAGTATGTGATTTTATTATTTCAAATTCTTGAGAAGTTAATTTTCCTTTTTTATTTAAAATTTCATCAGGTATACCAATTTTGCCTATATCATGTACAAGACCAGCAATTTCTATCGATTCAATAAAATCATCAGAATGTCCCATTTCTTTTGCTATTGCAACACCATACCCAGTTACATTTTGTGAATGAAGATGAGTATAATTATCCCTAAGGTCAATAGCAGTTGCAAAAGACAATATTATTGATTTTGTTGTATCTGAAATTTCTTTATATAATCTTGAATTTAGAAGTTTATTTGATATTATTTTTGAAAATACTTCAATTATATTTTTATCTTCTTCTGTAAATCCATTTTCTTTATTTACTGATTCTAAAACACCTATAATTTCATCGTGAAATATTATTGGTGTTCCAATTATATTTTTAGTAGTAAAACCACTTTTTTTATCTGTTTTTTTAAAATGGAAGGGTAATTCTTCAGTATTATTTGCTACAAAAGTTTTTTCATTTTTAAAAATGTATCCTGCAACAGAATTATCAATTGGAACATCTATTGTTTCTATTTTTCCACTTGCACCACCAGAAGTTATAAAAAAGTTCAATACTTTTTTTTCTTTGTTGTATAAAAGTATAGAAGAACCTTCACTTCCAAGTAAGTTACATAAACTTTCTTCAATTTTTTTTAATAAGTTTTCAAGTTTATACTGTTTATTTAAAATTTTTATTATATTAAAAAATTTTGAAATATCAATTTTTATATTACGGATATCGTTTAAATCACTATTTTTTAACATTACTTTGAGTGACTTTTTTTCAAAGTCACTCAAAGAAGTATTATTTTCAATAAATAAAATTAAATTTTTATTATTGATAGTTAATTTTTCAAAATTTTTGGATTGAATACCTATTATTTTATTGTTTATTTTTATACCAATTATTTTAGGATATATAATTCTTATTTTTTCAAAAATGGTCATTATTTCACCACCTTAAAATGGACTATTTTCAAATAATACAGAATATACTATTTTTCCTTGTTCTGCATCGTAGCTATATATCAAGTTAACTCCATTTGTACCCATAATAGGATAAAATGCTGCAATTTTTAAATAAGTATCGCTATCCAATAATGAAGTTACATTTTTATTCATATATTCTCCAGAAATAGTTAAGTTAGGTAATGATTCCATTGCATTTTGTATATTTATTGCTAATGAACCACTCAAAACATCATATGATTCATTGAAAAATTTTTTGTATGAAATTTCAGATTTCATTAAATCTCCGAAAATCATATTGGCATTTCCTATTATACCAAGACCATATGGATTATTTGGAACTGTTAACTTGTTATTATTTTTTAAATATTCATAATTAGAATCAATAAATTGAGGTGTAAAGTTATCTCCTGAATAACTTAAACCAGCTGTAAGTTGTAAAAATGGAGGCAAATCAAAGAATATCCCTGCTAATCCACCATATCCTAATCCTTTATCAGTCATTAATCCATCGACTTCAATACCAGTTTTAAAGTTAAATATATTTCTGTAAAAAGCTAATGCAACAGCATGATTAAAATGAGCACTTGTATCATTTTGTTCATAAATATAATTTAAATCTAATTTATTTCCAGAAATATCTGATTTAAGATTTGCTATATACATAGACGATGATTGAGAAACATCAAATGGATATAATTTTTTAATTTCATAAGGAATATGTATAAATGTTTCTATTCCTCCCATTCTAAAACCAACATCAAAAATATTTGAATAAGGAATATAGTATCTATTTACTAACATTCCCATAGCCATAGTGTATAATGAAGATTTTCCATAGTTAAAATAAATCGTTCCAAAATCCATTCCAAGCCTAGTTAAGGTTATTGCACTTAAAATATTGTCACTTAAAATTTCTGAAGGTGCACCAAAATAAAGAGTTCCCCCAAGTTCTTTTTGATATGCAGAAAAACCGATACCCAGACTTAAACCGCCAAAAGTAAATTCAGGTGAGAATGAATATACAAAATAATTAATTCCATCTTTTTGTATTGTACCAAATTGAACATTATTTACTTTTGTTTCAGTTTGAGGTGTTGTTTCTTTGTTTTCTTTAGGTTGTTCTTTATTTTCTTTAGGTGGTGTAGT contains:
- a CDS encoding alkaline phosphatase family protein; translation: MINKNSIIAVESSIIKNNFIKPMYESYCFSNIPGTIMKNFGINNNRTLPNDIFGNIDQKNKKIVFLFLDAFGWNFLNENKEKIPFLNELVENGVLSKLTSQFPSTTSAHVTTAYSSLQVGESGVYEWNYYDPTADEVITPLLNALALDWDTKLIDLGIPSDKLYPNKNIFIELKKMGVTSRIFQSVETSTGAYSDFMLKGAIKEPYESLEDGLENLMNCINSNEKGYYFFYYSNIDHTAHKYGPKSEEVKEVIKNFFKVLEGYFKQIKENNETLFLFTADHGMANIDLETPYYLNLEIPELNNYTEVNKKGKPIIRCGSYRDVFLYIKDENLEEVYDLLKEKLSNTAEVFKTSDMIKEKFFGNVSERFLERVGNIVILPYENKSVWWYEEGKFSIELPGMHGGLSKEEMEIPLLLYKK
- a CDS encoding RelA/SpoT family protein, which codes for MSDILNYIKEIEDILNRNLTEKEMKKLMDAYELAEKSHEGQMRDSGEPFFEHPKAVSKILANFKMDIDTLAAGLLHDVVEDCDVPIEKIKSKFGEDVAKIVDGVTKISNLKLNERLNKKDMKSIEKIETIRKMLMAMSSDLRVIIVKLSDRLHNMRTLNFVPRKKQLIKSQETLRIYAPIAHRLGIHKIKAELENLSFYYLYPDTYTDLENKIKNKLSDREESIEEYKKYIKKELEKHKIKAKVVGRSKHLYSIWEKMIRKGKPFEEIYDFIALRVITENANQCYATLGIIHSIWPPIPGRIKDYIATPKFNGYRSLHTTVITNRGEPLEIQIRDIEMHEEAEFGLAAHWAYKQGVSPKKIKFLNNLMELHKDIAQSAFDMNDIENSLESSEIFVFTPRGEIIHLPKGATPIDFAYAIHTDVGNHFAGAKINGKIVPMTYKIQNGEIIEIIINRNFQGPSIDWLKYAKSPRTRTKIKKYYRQKNEKNLIDKGKNKFRELAKKINLSMEEMLEYLNEDTFYLKYNIKNEEDLYIKIALEDVSIKNIRKIFEPSEDKKIINPRNSQKIKKPSVIIDGVDGVESYFAKCCLPVPGDEIIGIISKRGIGIHRINCKNIRGIQEEKKVDVHWSNEETTSFNAVLNIDIFEKNTMNKVRSVIKEEKGYIEKFEIIKHGEVISTKLRIKVINIEHLIRITNKIMEINGVYTVRRA
- the dtd gene encoding D-aminoacyl-tRNA deacylase, whose translation is MRAVIQRVLNASVAVDEKTVGSIKNGILVLLGISPEDTEKDIKWLADKILGLRIFEDEQEKMNKSLLDINGELLIISQFTLYGDCRKGKRPSFTLSAKPELAKKMYDKFVNYIINNYDIKVETGIFQADMKVSLVNDGPVTFMLDSTKLF
- a CDS encoding HD domain-containing protein, producing MGIGKFLLELTNLFTIYRWNNRPGIIRFTEADNAFHTTTLSLFAMNDLNAEDTINMVHNKIIKEIPKIILSDVSLETKNKIKSINPTIWNDVINESYKDLNLILDNENLSKKLFIEKNINEEINKTTDLVKLLVSKKEVELNERVFPEYYSLPKKEIDEEIKKINTNFSKKVFSISDYLLNSTIRLNTMIRWNKNHRNVRSSVSSHSFYVLITAYILALNNDVNGELLKEIMIASILHDIPEAFTGDVITPTKRKVKGLESLIGKVEDTFVDEWSTLNPNINEIMKKYKNYMLEPFNKEYGRYVRSADLLAAMNECAAEIITGNQDDIFRKAFFTSKKELKIISPYDLSDILDEIEYNTFK
- the glpK gene encoding glycerol kinase GlpK, producing MKEYVGAIDQGTTSTRFIVFNKMGEIVGVDQLEHEQIYPESGWVEHNPLEIWEKTQKVIVGGLSNAGITMHDLAAVGITNQRETTILWNKKTGKPYYNAIVWQDVRTREFCKTLNSVEKIKKLTGLPINTYFSASKINWILNNVKGIKEDIKKGEVLFGNIDTWIIWNLTGGVDGGIHVTDVTNASRTLLMNINTLKWDEELLKIFDIPKNILPEIKASSEIYGTSSGLLEGVPVSGDLGDQQAALFGQLCFEKGDVKNTYGTGCFMLLNTGEKPVFSNNGLLTTVGYKLKNEKAVYCLEGSVAIAGALVQWLRDNLGIIKKSSDIEKLANKVENNGGIYFVPAFSGLFAPYWRDDARGTIVGMTRYVNKNHIARASLEATAYQTKDVLNAMENESKIKIKTLKVDGGMVVNDLLMQFQSDILNVPVIKPKVSETTALGAAYAAGLAVNFWNGKEELKKNWNKDKEWNPNMIDEDRKNFYLNWKKAVDKSMNWID
- a CDS encoding GAF and HD-GYP domain-containing protein; translated protein: MTIFEKIRIIYPKIIGIKINNKIIGIQSKNFEKLTINNKNLILFIENNTSLSDFEKKSLKVMLKNSDLNDIRNIKIDISKFFNIIKILNKQYKLENLLKKIEESLCNLLGSEGSSILLYNKEKKVLNFFITSGGASGKIETIDVPIDNSVAGYIFKNEKTFVANNTEELPFHFKKTDKKSGFTTKNIIGTPIIFHDEIIGVLESVNKENGFTEEDKNIIEVFSKIISNKLLNSRLYKEISDTTKSIILSFATAIDLRDNYTHLHSQNVTGYGVAIAKEMGHSDDFIESIEIAGLVHDIGKIGIPDEILNKKGKLTSQEFEIIKSHTIMGADILSEVEFINDKILCGPLEHHEKLDGSGYPYGKKEEELSEIGKILAIADIYDALTTKRSYKEPWPVEKAINLLRENQETKYYKKAIDALERYLQKKSA
- a CDS encoding FecR domain-containing protein, with the translated sequence MKKFLGFIFLLSLSIFSFSYMNISLDSTTIQIGSSASITINTDAQTIFADVDFGGFNNPDIIFDGEPVKDGKANLIYLAPFTPTEATITFTTDTGESTSQKINITNNVLKGNKISLKVVKLSGPNLYKEKGNDVWNPLNPNIELTEGDEVLVAEKGYLKLSGPNEINIDISENTQMLFSVLREVDKKIDFRYKLKKGVTYNSINKKLLPGSKFIITDNQDVAAGVRGTRFSFESGEKCVVRVYDGVVQVAAQNKSWNINPNNMFIADPITGKNSFDKVDIPEEKFIKQIEKKPEQTTPPKENKEQPKENKETTPQTETKVNNVQFGTIQKDGINYFVYSFSPEFTFGGLSLGIGFSAYQKELGGTLYFGAPSEILSDNILSAITLTRLGMDFGTIYFNYGKSSLYTMAMGMLVNRYYIPYSNIFDVGFRMGGIETFIHIPYEIKKLYPFDVSQSSSMYIANLKSDISGNKLDLNYIYEQNDTSAHFNHAVALAFYRNIFNFKTGIEVDGLMTDKGLGYGGLAGIFFDLPPFLQLTAGLSYSGDNFTPQFIDSNYEYLKNNNKLTVPNNPYGLGIIGNANMIFGDLMKSEISYKKFFNESYDVLSGSLAINIQNAMESLPNLTISGEYMNKNVTSLLDSDTYLKIAAFYPIMGTNGVNLIYSYDAEQGKIVYSVLFENSPF